The window GAGTGGTTTGGTTTTTTTCAGATTCTTCAGAGCTTTTCTGGTGGCTTCAGCCAGTTCCTGGCGGACCACTTCACCATGTTTCAGGCGAGCCACCTGGGCAGTCTCCGCTGTCTTGGTGGTAACCAGTTCACACTTCACAAGTATACCAAATTGAGCAGTGAAAACGTCATCCCCCGCCGCCAGAATAACAGGAACACCCTGTTCACCGGCATAATGGGCATTCAGTCCGCCTTCACCCACCTCCAAACCGTTGAGCCAGAGTCCTTTAACAGCTCCAGAGCCTGTATGGGCCAGGAATCCCCGGGCAGTTCCCGCGCGGGCATGATAACCGAGAAAAATGGCTGCGTCAAAGGATGAATCGAGACCTTGCACCATCCCCAACGGCTTGATATTTCCCTGAATGTAGATGACTCTCGGATCCAGGTCCTGATGGATCAGATTCTGCATGTCACCATGGGAATCGTTCACCAGAATATGGGCCGGTCCATTCTCAAAAATGGTCTGTGCCACCGCATTTACTTCTCCTGTCATGAGCCTGCGTCCTATTTCATAATCCTTTCCGC of the Candidatus Neomarinimicrobiota bacterium genome contains:
- a CDS encoding peptidase M55, producing MKFSRYQLVISVAIALSFLSATPQKALKIFISVDMEGIGGIGTGKMTSYGGKDYEIGRRLMTGEVNAVAQTIFENGPAHILVNDSHGDMQNLIHQDLDPRVIYIQGNIKPLGMVQGLDSSFDAAIFLGYHARAGTARGFLAHTGSGAVKGLWLNGLEVGEGGLNAHYAGEQGVPVILAAGDDVFTAQFGILVKCELVTTKTAETAQVARLKHGEVVRQELAEATRKALKNLKKTKPLKVSNPVKIKMKFSTTTQADVLQAIPGVALVDGFTVSYEANNMREAYPFIRLMYKYVKP